Proteins encoded together in one Formosa sp. Hel3_A1_48 window:
- a CDS encoding MBL fold metallo-hydrolase, which produces MKVTFLGTGTSQGIPIIGSTHPVCLSTNPKDKRLRVSVLIEWDDLSVLIDCSPDFRQQLLRTSCTKIDAVLFTHEHNDHTAGLDDLRPFYFRQGNLHIYAHERVLNALKQRFGYIFKTENKYPGVLSLETHSIQNKFFYIGQKKILPIEVFHHKLPVFGFRVGSFAYITDAKTVSDTELDKLKNLDVLVVNALRIEPHLSHFNLEEALAFIEKVSPKKAYLTHISHHLGFHDEVQKTLPQSVHLAYDQLEIYL; this is translated from the coding sequence TTGAAGGTTACTTTCCTAGGAACTGGCACATCTCAAGGTATTCCCATTATAGGAAGCACTCATCCTGTGTGTTTGAGCACTAACCCAAAAGACAAACGTCTGCGGGTTTCTGTATTGATAGAATGGGATGATTTATCTGTTTTAATAGATTGTAGTCCTGACTTCCGTCAACAACTCCTTAGAACGAGTTGCACTAAAATTGATGCTGTTTTATTTACTCACGAACACAATGATCATACCGCAGGTTTAGACGATTTACGGCCTTTTTATTTTCGTCAGGGCAACTTGCATATTTATGCCCATGAGCGTGTACTGAATGCATTAAAACAACGATTTGGTTATATTTTTAAAACAGAAAATAAATATCCTGGGGTGTTGTCCTTAGAAACACATTCTATTCAAAATAAGTTCTTCTACATAGGTCAAAAAAAAATATTACCTATTGAAGTTTTTCACCATAAACTTCCTGTTTTTGGATTTAGAGTTGGTTCTTTTGCATACATCACTGATGCTAAAACTGTTTCGGACACAGAGCTGGATAAGCTCAAAAACCTAGATGTTCTAGTTGTCAATGCACTTCGCATAGAACCACATTTATCACATTTTAACCTTGAGGAAGCTTTAGCATTTATCGAAAAGGTAAGTCCAAAAAAAGCATATTTAACCCATATAAGCCATCATCTTGGTTTCCATGATGAGGTCCAAAAAACTCTACCCCAATCAGTTCATTTAGCCTATGATCAATTAGAAATTTATTTATAG
- the bcp gene encoding thioredoxin-dependent thiol peroxidase: MTTLQIGDKAPDFQSINQDGNAVSLSDFSGKKLVLFFYPKASTPGCTLEACNLSDNYSRFVAHGYDVLGVSADNTKRQSNFKNKFEFPYDLLADEDKSVINAYGVWGPKKFMGREYDGIHRITFVIDEKGIIENIITKVKTKEHTAQIL; encoded by the coding sequence ATGACTACATTACAAATTGGCGACAAAGCCCCTGATTTTCAAAGCATTAATCAAGATGGAAACGCCGTAAGTTTATCCGATTTTAGCGGCAAAAAGTTGGTGCTTTTCTTTTATCCAAAAGCGAGTACTCCAGGCTGTACTTTGGAAGCATGTAATTTAAGCGATAATTACAGTCGTTTTGTTGCGCATGGGTATGATGTTTTAGGCGTTAGTGCCGATAATACAAAACGTCAATCTAACTTTAAAAACAAATTTGAATTTCCCTATGATTTGTTAGCTGATGAAGATAAATCAGTCATTAATGCTTATGGCGTTTGGGGCCCAAAAAAGTTTATGGGTCGTGAGTATGACGGCATACACCGCATTACATTTGTGATTGACGAGAAGGGCATTATTGAGAATATTATCACCAAGGTTAAAACTAAAGAGCATACCGCGCAAATCTTGTAG
- a CDS encoding dihydroorotase, translating into MNVLIKSATILDSKSDFHNKTQDILVENGCISQIADSVKNPHQYQVIKLDNLHVSQGWFDSSVSFGEPGFEDRETIENGLATAAKSGFTDVALNPNTFPVIDSHSDVAFAQNKSEKTATKLHPIGALTEGAKGTRLAEIYDMFKAGAVAFGDYKKPIDNPNILKIALQYTASFRGLVQSFPLDQKIAGSGVINEQTTSIKLGLKGSPNLAEELQVSRDLAILEYSGGCLHIPTISTSKSVALIREAKRKGLDVSCSVPIHNLIFTDSSLENYNTNFKVNPPLRTQEDVKTLITAVKDGTIDMVTSDHNPLSIELKKVEFDFAAYGTIGLESAFGALNSIFSTKKTIELLTAGKNRFGIDNHPIEVGNPCQITLFNPSPTYTFSNSCISSKSKNSLFIGQRLKGTVYGILGNNLCALRN; encoded by the coding sequence ATGAACGTACTTATAAAATCAGCTACCATTCTTGATTCAAAAAGTGATTTTCACAATAAAACACAAGATATTTTAGTTGAAAATGGATGCATAAGTCAAATAGCTGATTCTGTAAAAAACCCCCACCAATATCAAGTTATTAAATTGGATAACCTTCACGTTTCACAAGGTTGGTTCGATAGTAGTGTGTCTTTTGGTGAACCAGGGTTTGAAGATAGAGAAACTATCGAAAATGGGTTGGCAACAGCAGCAAAATCTGGGTTTACTGACGTAGCGCTTAATCCAAATACATTTCCAGTAATTGACAGTCATTCGGATGTGGCCTTTGCTCAAAACAAATCAGAAAAAACAGCAACGAAACTTCATCCAATCGGAGCACTTACAGAAGGTGCAAAAGGAACTAGGCTTGCTGAAATTTACGATATGTTTAAGGCTGGAGCTGTGGCATTTGGGGATTATAAAAAACCTATTGACAACCCTAACATTTTAAAAATTGCCTTGCAATATACAGCGAGTTTTAGGGGACTTGTTCAATCTTTTCCTCTAGATCAAAAAATTGCGGGTTCAGGGGTTATTAATGAACAAACCACAAGCATTAAGTTAGGCTTAAAAGGAAGCCCAAACCTTGCAGAAGAATTACAAGTTTCGCGAGATCTTGCTATTTTAGAATACTCAGGGGGCTGTTTGCATATTCCTACCATTTCGACTTCAAAATCAGTAGCGCTTATCCGTGAAGCTAAACGAAAAGGGCTGGATGTGAGTTGTAGCGTTCCAATTCATAATTTAATTTTCACTGATTCATCTCTAGAAAATTACAACACAAACTTCAAAGTAAACCCGCCTCTGAGAACACAAGAGGATGTGAAAACGCTTATCACAGCAGTTAAAGACGGTACCATTGATATGGTAACGTCAGATCATAACCCCCTATCTATTGAACTGAAAAAAGTAGAATTTGATTTTGCGGCCTACGGAACAATTGGGCTAGAAAGTGCCTTCGGAGCACTAAACTCTATTTTTTCTACAAAAAAAACCATCGAACTGCTCACCGCTGGTAAAAATCGATTTGGAATTGATAATCATCCCATAGAGGTTGGAAATCCTTGTCAGATCACCTTATTTAATCCCAGTCCAACCTATACATTTAGCAACTCATGTATATCATCTAAGTCTAAAAACTCTCTATTTATTGGTCAACGTCTTAAAGGAACAGTTTATGGAATATTAGGGAATAACCTATGTGCTTTGAGAAATTAA
- a CDS encoding nicotinate-nucleotide adenylyltransferase — translation MEITLKGDAKIESVPSLKDKALRINLNENIYGTFAEIGAGQETVRHFFRAGGASGTIAKAMSAYDKEFSDAIYGVEGDRRYVTENRLRKMLTHEVKLIEERIPRKDQPNKMFFSYANTVTTIVFAKRFKGHGWVGIKYQIDPSQAYNEIILHVRFKENDARLQQETLGKLGTNLIYGAFYKHNMPKKLLRYLYDHISKDQLEIDTINFSGPLFKEVDNRLMSLQLVKNGMTDAVMFAPDGNNVLPARVLYKKNILAFRGSFRPVTRVNVDMYENSFEMFKKENKVDPEKTQVVFEITLSNLRASGGEIDEQDFMDRARLLCSLGQTVLISNFQEYYKLVEYFNLYSKKRMVLSMGVNNLIDIFDEKYYRHLSGGILEAFGKLFHKDLKVYLYPMLSEEGTLITSENLKVHPRMKELYKFFKYTGKLVDIKNYRPEILNIFSRKVLKMIAKGEDGWEPLLPSVVSNMIKEQQLFGFSEKEVPAK, via the coding sequence ATGGAAATAACGTTAAAAGGAGATGCTAAAATTGAAAGCGTACCGTCCCTCAAAGACAAAGCTTTACGTATAAACCTCAACGAAAACATATATGGGACCTTTGCTGAAATTGGTGCTGGTCAAGAAACCGTGCGCCACTTTTTCCGTGCAGGTGGGGCATCAGGAACAATCGCAAAAGCCATGTCTGCCTACGACAAGGAGTTTAGTGATGCTATTTACGGGGTTGAAGGCGACCGGCGTTATGTAACTGAAAACCGGCTTAGAAAGATGTTGACTCATGAAGTAAAACTCATTGAAGAACGTATTCCAAGAAAAGACCAACCCAATAAGATGTTTTTCAGCTATGCGAATACCGTCACTACAATCGTTTTTGCAAAACGCTTCAAAGGACACGGATGGGTTGGAATCAAATATCAAATTGATCCAAGCCAAGCATACAATGAAATTATACTTCATGTACGATTTAAAGAAAATGATGCTCGATTGCAACAAGAGACTCTTGGAAAATTAGGTACTAACCTTATTTATGGTGCTTTCTACAAGCACAATATGCCCAAGAAGTTATTGCGCTACCTGTATGATCATATCAGCAAAGATCAGCTTGAAATTGATACTATTAACTTTTCAGGGCCTTTATTTAAAGAGGTTGACAACCGCTTGATGAGTTTACAGCTTGTAAAAAATGGTATGACCGATGCCGTTATGTTCGCTCCAGATGGGAATAACGTTTTACCTGCGCGTGTGTTGTACAAAAAGAATATTTTGGCCTTCAGAGGAAGTTTTAGACCTGTCACTAGAGTTAATGTTGACATGTACGAAAACTCTTTTGAAATGTTTAAAAAAGAAAACAAAGTGGATCCTGAAAAAACCCAAGTCGTTTTTGAAATCACACTATCAAACTTGAGAGCATCTGGTGGTGAAATTGATGAACAGGATTTTATGGACCGTGCAAGATTACTTTGTTCTCTAGGTCAGACCGTTCTTATATCTAATTTTCAAGAGTACTATAAATTAGTGGAATACTTCAATTTATACTCCAAGAAAAGAATGGTATTGTCTATGGGTGTAAACAACCTTATTGATATTTTTGATGAAAAATACTATCGTCATCTTTCAGGGGGGATCTTAGAAGCATTTGGTAAGCTTTTCCACAAAGATTTGAAAGTATACCTCTACCCCATGCTTAGTGAGGAAGGAACCCTGATCACTAGTGAAAATCTTAAAGTACATCCAAGGATGAAGGAATTGTATAAATTCTTTAAATACACTGGTAAACTTGTTGATATTAAAAACTACAGACCCGAAATATTGAATATCTTCTCCCGAAAGGTACTCAAAATGATTGCCAAAGGAGAGGATGGTTGGGAACCCCTACTACCGTCTGTGGTTTCCAACATGATTAAAGAGCAACAGTTGTTCGGGTTTTCTGAAAAAGAGGTTCCAGCGAAGTAA
- the uvrA gene encoding excinuclease ABC subunit UvrA: protein MSNTFSKLHPKKFILIKGAKLHNLKNIDVAIPRNKLVVLTGLSGSGKSSLAFDTLYAEGQRRYVESLSSYARQFLGRLHKPSVDYIKGIAPAIAIEQKVNSTNPRSTVGTSTEIYDYLKLLFARVGITYSPVSGEIVKKDNTSDVVHLVKSFKEGRKLLLLAPIHLEEGRLIDNKLKTLQSQGYARVKVGNKIERIEQLIGIGTKKTNLQLVIDRIIVRHNKDFYNRLADAVEMAFYEGKGKCSIEDLEQLKVKEFNTNFSLDGQTFLEPSTHLFSFNNPYGACAKCEGYGDVVGIDKSLVIPNTTLSIYENAVYPWRGESMSYFRDQLVNNGHKFDFPIHKPFFELSAKQKKILWKGNTHFTGLDAFFSELESKSYKVQNRVMLSRYRGKTKCNKCDGKRLRKEANYVKINNRSITDLVELPINELKDFFETLKLSENQYEIAKRLLLEIRNRLRFLSNVGLDYLTLNRKSNTLSGGESQRINLATSLGSSLVGSMYILDEPSIGLHSKDTEQLIAVLRSLRDLGNTVIVVEHDEAIMQAADHIIDIGPEAGSYGGKIMASGDYNSILKSSSLTAKYLNGSMAIETPKKRRKSKYSIKIEGARANNLNNIDVEFPLNMLTVVTGVSGSGKSTLVKNILYPALNKELIGYGEKPGEFSAISGNFSTVKFIEFVDQNPIGRSSRSNPVTYIKAYDEIRMLYSKQKLSVLRNYQPKHFSFNVDGGRCPNCKGEGVVTIEMQFMADVQLKCESCSGKRFKKEVLEVKFNKVSIDDVLNMTIDDALKFFETHKCSKIFKRLQPLQDVGLGYVTLGQSSSTLSGGEAQRIKLASFLGKGGSSESGLFIFDEPTTGLHFHDIKKLLKSFNALIDHGHSIIVIEHNMELIKSADYIIDLGPEGGKNGGNLMAAGTPEEVIESKTSLTAKYLKDLLSN, encoded by the coding sequence ATGTCTAACACTTTTTCTAAACTGCATCCTAAAAAATTTATTTTGATTAAGGGTGCGAAACTCCACAATCTTAAAAATATAGATGTGGCAATTCCGAGAAATAAATTGGTTGTACTTACAGGGTTGTCTGGATCTGGTAAATCGAGTTTAGCTTTTGACACACTGTATGCCGAGGGACAACGCCGTTATGTAGAAAGTTTATCAAGTTATGCGCGGCAATTTTTAGGTCGTTTACACAAACCTAGTGTAGATTATATCAAAGGTATAGCTCCCGCCATAGCTATTGAACAAAAAGTGAATTCGACAAATCCAAGATCTACAGTTGGAACATCTACCGAAATTTATGATTATTTAAAATTGTTGTTTGCTCGAGTGGGGATTACCTACTCTCCAGTTTCCGGTGAAATTGTAAAAAAAGACAATACATCTGATGTTGTGCATCTTGTGAAGTCATTTAAAGAAGGTCGAAAATTACTTTTACTCGCACCCATTCACCTAGAAGAAGGAAGGTTAATCGATAATAAGCTTAAAACACTGCAAAGTCAAGGATATGCACGGGTAAAAGTTGGAAATAAAATTGAGCGCATAGAACAACTTATCGGAATTGGAACAAAAAAAACAAACCTTCAGCTGGTAATTGATCGAATTATTGTACGTCATAACAAAGACTTTTACAACCGTTTAGCAGACGCTGTAGAAATGGCTTTTTACGAAGGAAAAGGGAAATGCTCAATAGAAGATTTAGAACAACTGAAAGTAAAAGAATTTAATACTAACTTCTCATTGGACGGACAAACTTTTCTAGAACCAAGCACTCATCTTTTTAGCTTCAACAATCCTTATGGCGCTTGTGCAAAGTGCGAGGGCTATGGCGATGTAGTTGGCATTGATAAATCCTTGGTTATTCCTAATACTACACTTTCAATTTATGAAAATGCTGTTTATCCTTGGCGCGGAGAAAGTATGTCCTATTTCAGAGACCAATTAGTAAACAACGGACATAAATTTGATTTTCCCATACACAAACCTTTCTTTGAACTTAGTGCCAAACAAAAAAAAATACTTTGGAAAGGAAATACACATTTCACAGGGCTTGATGCTTTTTTTAGTGAATTAGAGTCAAAATCGTATAAAGTTCAAAATAGAGTGATGTTGTCGCGCTACAGAGGAAAAACAAAATGCAATAAATGTGATGGAAAACGACTCCGCAAAGAAGCAAATTATGTAAAAATCAATAATCGATCCATTACGGATTTAGTCGAGTTACCCATTAATGAGTTAAAGGATTTTTTTGAAACTCTTAAACTGAGTGAAAATCAATATGAAATTGCAAAACGACTGCTTTTAGAAATACGTAATCGCCTTCGCTTTCTTTCCAATGTTGGATTAGATTATTTAACCCTAAACCGCAAGTCGAACACTCTTTCTGGTGGTGAAAGCCAGCGTATAAACTTAGCAACCTCTTTGGGGAGCAGTCTCGTCGGATCGATGTACATACTGGATGAGCCAAGCATAGGACTACACTCAAAGGACACAGAGCAACTTATTGCTGTTCTCAGATCCTTACGAGATTTAGGAAACACGGTCATTGTTGTGGAACACGACGAAGCCATTATGCAGGCCGCTGATCATATTATTGATATTGGTCCAGAAGCTGGAAGTTATGGTGGCAAGATTATGGCCTCAGGTGATTACAATTCTATTTTAAAAAGCAGCTCGCTCACGGCCAAATACCTAAATGGCAGTATGGCTATCGAAACTCCAAAAAAACGGCGTAAATCCAAATACAGTATCAAGATTGAGGGTGCACGTGCTAATAACTTAAACAATATTGACGTAGAGTTTCCATTGAATATGCTTACTGTGGTTACTGGTGTTTCAGGAAGTGGAAAAAGTACTTTAGTCAAAAATATTCTTTATCCCGCTTTAAATAAAGAGCTCATAGGATATGGAGAAAAACCAGGGGAATTCTCAGCTATTTCTGGGAATTTCAGTACAGTGAAATTTATTGAATTCGTAGATCAAAACCCCATCGGAAGATCATCCAGATCTAACCCTGTAACTTACATCAAGGCTTATGATGAAATTCGCATGCTGTATTCGAAGCAAAAGTTAAGTGTGCTTCGAAATTATCAACCTAAACATTTCTCTTTTAATGTTGATGGTGGACGCTGCCCTAACTGTAAAGGGGAAGGCGTTGTAACGATTGAAATGCAATTCATGGCCGATGTTCAACTTAAGTGTGAAAGCTGTAGTGGAAAACGCTTCAAAAAAGAAGTTCTTGAAGTGAAATTTAACAAAGTCTCAATAGATGATGTTTTGAACATGACTATTGACGATGCACTGAAGTTTTTTGAAACGCATAAGTGTAGTAAAATATTCAAGAGGCTTCAACCCCTCCAAGACGTGGGCTTGGGTTATGTAACCTTGGGGCAAAGTTCCTCTACTCTATCTGGAGGTGAAGCACAACGCATCAAACTCGCCTCTTTCCTAGGGAAAGGTGGTAGCAGCGAATCAGGTCTATTTATATTTGATGAACCAACTACCGGACTGCATT
- a CDS encoding RNA polymerase sigma factor produces MNIKSLSDAQLVRNYISGEESALSILINRHQQRLYGFIFSKVYDRDVTEDIFQDTFIKVIRTLKKGKYNEQGKFLPWVMRIAHNLIIDYFRKNNRMPKFKNNGDFDIFSVLSDGSSNAEHKIIHGQITNHVRLLLEELPQDQKDVIKMRLYQDMSFKEISDNTGVSINTALGRMRYGLINLRKMIDKHNINLIND; encoded by the coding sequence ATGAATATCAAATCTTTAAGCGACGCCCAACTCGTTCGTAATTATATTTCAGGTGAAGAATCTGCACTGTCCATATTAATTAATAGACACCAACAGCGTCTTTATGGCTTTATTTTTTCAAAAGTTTATGACCGCGATGTAACAGAGGATATTTTTCAAGATACTTTTATCAAGGTAATTCGTACACTAAAAAAAGGGAAATACAACGAACAAGGAAAATTCTTACCATGGGTAATGCGCATAGCGCACAATCTAATTATTGATTACTTTAGAAAAAATAATCGAATGCCTAAGTTTAAAAATAATGGTGACTTTGATATTTTTTCTGTTCTTTCTGATGGAAGCTCTAATGCTGAACATAAGATTATTCACGGACAAATCACAAATCATGTACGTTTACTATTGGAGGAATTACCTCAAGATCAAAAAGATGTCATCAAAATGAGGTTGTACCAGGATATGAGCTTTAAAGAAATTTCCGACAATACAGGAGTGAGTATTAATACGGCACTGGGGCGTATGCGTTATGGACTTATTAATTTGAGAAAAATGATTGATAAGCACAACATAAATTTAATAAATGACTAG
- a CDS encoding BatA domain-containing protein, with amino-acid sequence MQFAHPEILYALSALIIPILVHLFQLRRFKIQEFTNLAFLKIIKLQTRRSSTLKKWLVLSLRLLALSCIIMAFAQPYFSNLKTKEIRPELVIYLDNSFSMQAVDSKGMLLERSIQDIITHLDHNQEINIFTNTKTYQNTTINALQNELLDMDYTQRQLDIKTILSKGKMMFSDQANNPKFFIVISDFQSTNSPITEVKRDSGYKLILIQKKPLNPENNFIEKLEISALADEYKLDIKANSSTGKNENITLSVYDDQKLIGKSTLKKSNKYSTSIYVPKREIDKGKLILDDNGLSFDDEYYFSIVKQKRISVLAIGKKTNTYLPRIYTKDEFIYNFQNVNQTVYTDIPKQDLIVLDALERIPEALQLSLKSYKESGGHIVIIPSNSSELSSYSPLFNVQNILKTNSLKIEKKITKINFDHPIYTAAFEDKVKNFEFPKATNSYGLNKTANTLLYFQDDTPFLVQHENIFIFASNISSDDSNFIYSPLVVPTFYSIGTSSFKIPKVQYSIGDEHKIDSKRRLGRDVVLRISNKEESFIPLQQKQNSKQQITTKNRPNKAGHYALHHKGDTLQYLSFNYARDESVLQYINIVEIAADSIVESIQNSLDIVKSTVNIKALWKWFVIFALIFLALEMLILKIFK; translated from the coding sequence ATGCAATTTGCACATCCAGAAATTTTATATGCTCTTAGCGCACTGATCATCCCTATCCTAGTGCATTTATTTCAGCTAAGGCGATTCAAAATTCAAGAGTTTACAAATCTTGCATTTTTAAAAATCATTAAACTGCAAACGCGCAGAAGTTCAACTCTTAAAAAATGGTTGGTTTTAAGTCTTAGATTATTAGCGCTTAGCTGTATTATTATGGCCTTTGCGCAGCCCTACTTTTCAAATCTAAAAACAAAAGAGATAAGACCAGAACTAGTTATTTATCTGGACAACTCTTTCAGTATGCAGGCTGTAGATTCAAAAGGAATGCTATTGGAACGCTCAATTCAAGATATCATAACCCATCTAGATCATAATCAGGAAATTAATATTTTCACAAATACAAAAACATACCAAAATACAACAATTAATGCATTGCAAAATGAACTTTTGGATATGGATTACACACAGCGGCAACTGGATATTAAAACCATCCTTTCTAAAGGGAAAATGATGTTCTCTGATCAGGCTAATAATCCAAAGTTTTTTATTGTAATTTCTGATTTTCAGTCTACCAACTCCCCTATTACCGAAGTGAAGAGAGATAGTGGGTATAAGCTGATTTTAATTCAAAAAAAACCTTTAAATCCTGAAAATAATTTTATTGAAAAACTTGAAATTTCAGCTCTTGCTGATGAATACAAATTAGACATAAAAGCGAACAGCAGTACTGGCAAAAATGAAAACATAACGCTTAGTGTTTACGATGATCAAAAACTTATTGGAAAATCAACATTAAAAAAAAGTAATAAGTACAGCACGTCAATTTATGTCCCAAAGCGAGAAATCGATAAAGGTAAACTCATTTTAGACGATAACGGACTCAGTTTTGATGATGAATATTACTTCAGTATAGTCAAGCAAAAGCGAATCAGTGTACTGGCAATTGGCAAAAAAACAAACACCTATTTACCACGCATCTATACTAAAGATGAATTTATCTATAATTTCCAAAATGTAAACCAAACAGTGTATACTGACATTCCAAAACAAGATTTGATTGTGCTGGATGCACTTGAACGTATTCCTGAAGCGCTGCAACTTAGTTTAAAAAGTTATAAAGAATCTGGAGGCCATATTGTTATAATTCCTTCAAATTCTAGCGAACTTTCTTCTTACAGCCCTTTATTTAATGTGCAAAATATTTTAAAAACTAATTCACTAAAAATTGAAAAAAAGATCACCAAAATAAATTTTGATCATCCGATCTATACTGCTGCTTTTGAGGACAAAGTAAAGAATTTTGAATTCCCAAAAGCAACCAATTCTTATGGCTTAAACAAAACCGCCAATACCTTGTTGTACTTTCAAGATGACACACCTTTTTTAGTGCAACACGAAAATATATTTATTTTTGCCTCAAACATAAGTAGTGACGATTCAAACTTCATATACTCGCCCCTGGTTGTGCCTACTTTTTATAGCATCGGAACATCGAGTTTTAAAATTCCTAAAGTACAATACAGCATAGGAGATGAACACAAGATAGACTCTAAAAGAAGATTAGGTAGAGATGTTGTGTTGCGCATAAGCAATAAGGAAGAAAGTTTTATTCCGTTACAACAAAAACAAAATTCAAAACAACAAATAACCACTAAAAATCGACCAAATAAAGCGGGACATTATGCCTTACACCACAAAGGCGATACTTTACAATATTTGAGTTTCAATTACGCACGTGATGAAAGTGTTTTGCAGTACATAAACATTGTAGAAATTGCAGCAGATTCAATAGTTGAATCAATACAAAACAGTTTGGATATTGTAAAAAGTACCGTAAACATTAAGGCTTTATGGAAATGGTTTGTTATTTTTGCGCTAATATTTTTGGCTTTAGAAATGCTCATCTTAAAAATTTTTAAATGA
- a CDS encoding endonuclease III domain-containing protein, which translates to MTKKEKVNFVIKTLNNFYPEIPIPLDHKDPYTLLIAVLLSAQCTDVRVNQITPLLFAKADNPYDMVKMSVEDIKTIIRPCGLSPMKSKGIYGLSQILIEQHNGEVPQSFEALEALPAVGHKTASVVMAQAFGVPAFPVDTHIHRLMYRWNLSNGKSVTQTEKDAKRLFPKELWNDLHLQIIWYGREYSPARGWNLENDLITKTVGRKSVLNSTKKP; encoded by the coding sequence ATGACTAAAAAAGAAAAGGTAAATTTTGTTATAAAAACCTTAAATAATTTTTACCCTGAAATTCCAATACCATTGGATCACAAGGATCCTTATACATTGCTTATTGCGGTATTGCTCTCAGCACAATGTACCGATGTTCGCGTCAATCAAATCACTCCGTTACTTTTTGCCAAGGCCGATAACCCCTACGACATGGTTAAAATGTCCGTTGAAGACATAAAAACCATCATCCGCCCCTGTGGGCTCTCACCAATGAAAAGCAAAGGGATTTATGGTTTGTCCCAAATTTTGATTGAACAACACAACGGAGAAGTTCCCCAAAGTTTTGAAGCTCTAGAGGCCCTACCTGCTGTAGGACACAAAACCGCTAGTGTGGTCATGGCACAGGCCTTTGGTGTGCCTGCTTTTCCTGTCGATACACATATTCACAGACTTATGTACCGTTGGAATTTATCCAATGGAAAAAGCGTGACACAAACCGAAAAAGATGCCAAACGATTGTTCCCAAAAGAACTTTGGAACGACCTGCATCTGCAAATTATATGGTATGGTCGTGAATACTCGCCAGCAAGGGGTTGGAATTTGGAAAATGATCTAATCACAAAGACAGTTGGGCGAAAATCAGTATTAAACAGCACAAAAAAGCCCTGA
- a CDS encoding alpha/beta hydrolase, giving the protein MSAKQLPLHAKIRPSLIKKNAPLLVLLHGYGSDENDLFSFADELPNELFILSLRAPHKLQPYGNAWYAINFDAQQNKWNDVEQAQEAMKIIVSCIEQACTQYDLDKNNVSLLGFSQGCILSMALAINHPELIKNVIGLSGYVCEEFIEEDRTKKDFSHLDFYCSHGSSDQVIPVDWARETPNFLTEKGIKHKYSEFPVGHGVAPQNFFEFRKWLIERV; this is encoded by the coding sequence GTGAGCGCAAAACAACTTCCCCTACACGCAAAAATAAGACCATCGCTAATAAAAAAAAATGCACCACTTTTGGTCCTTTTACACGGCTACGGAAGTGATGAAAATGATTTATTTTCTTTTGCCGATGAACTCCCGAACGAACTATTTATTCTTTCCTTGCGAGCACCCCACAAACTTCAACCTTATGGTAATGCATGGTATGCGATAAATTTTGATGCACAGCAAAACAAATGGAACGATGTTGAACAAGCTCAGGAGGCGATGAAAATCATTGTTAGCTGTATTGAGCAAGCATGTACCCAATATGATCTTGATAAAAATAACGTGAGCTTATTGGGCTTTAGTCAAGGTTGTATCTTGAGTATGGCATTGGCTATTAATCATCCTGAGTTAATTAAAAATGTTATAGGTTTAAGCGGTTATGTATGTGAGGAATTTATTGAAGAAGATCGAACAAAAAAAGATTTTAGTCATCTTGATTTTTATTGCTCACACGGAAGTTCTGATCAAGTTATTCCAGTAGATTGGGCGAGAGAAACACCAAATTTTTTGACAGAGAAAGGGATAAAACACAAGTATAGTGAATTTCCTGTGGGTCATGGCGTAGCGCCACAAAACTTTTTTGAGTTTAGAAAATGGCTTATAGAAAGGGTTTAA